In one Populus nigra chromosome 12, ddPopNigr1.1, whole genome shotgun sequence genomic region, the following are encoded:
- the LOC133669130 gene encoding G-type lectin S-receptor-like serine/threonine-protein kinase At2g19130 yields MDVRNNPWIMFFVIFFCFPLNSRVSLAADTISANSSLSGDQTIVSARKVFELGFFHPGNSSNYYIGMWYHRDKVSEQTIVWVANRETPVSDRFSSELRISGGNLVLFNESKIPIWSTNLSSSRSSSVEAVLGDDGNLVLRDGSNSSVSPLWQSFDFPADTWLPGAKVGLNKITKRNTLLTSWKSKDNPSPGLFSLELDPNQSRYLIFWNRSKDYWSSGSWNGQIFSLVPEMRSNYIYNFSYVNDTKESYFTYSLYNETLISRFVMAAGGQIQQQSWVESTQQWFLFWSQPKTQCEVYAYCGAFGRCNGNSQPFCNCLRGFNPKKWEDWKSEVFSGGCERASNLQCGNSSVVNGKSDRFFSSNNMKLPANPQTVAARSAQECESTCLSNCTCTAYAYDGSLCSFWFGDLLDMQQLADDSNGNTIYIRLAASEFSSSKNDKGIVIGGVVGSVVIVSLFGLVLFVFLRRRKTVKTGKAVEGSLIAFAYRDLQNATKNFSEKLGGGGFGSVFKGVLPDTSVIAVKKLESIIQGEKQFRSEVSTIGTIQHVNLVRLRGFCSEGNKKLLVYDYMPNGSLDSHLFSEDSKKVLDWKTRYSIALGTARGLNYLHEKCRDCIIHCDIKPENILLDAQFFPKVADFGLAKLVGRDFSRVLTTMRGTRGYLAPEWISGVPISAKADVYSYGMMLFEVVSGRRNSEQSEDGKVKFFPSYAASQINQEHGEILSLLDHRLEGNADLEELTRICKLACWCIQDDEAHRPSMGQVVQVLEGVVNVNPPPVPRSLQVFVDNQESIIFFTESSSSQSSQAQSHTSTASSQTKSPTSKPSSKS; encoded by the coding sequence ATGGATGTCCGAAACAATCCATGGATCatgttttttgttatctttttttgttttcctctcAACTCCCGTGTCTCCCTTGCAGCTGATACAATCTCTGCAAACAGTTCTCTCTCTGGAGACCAAACTATTGTCTCAGCACGAAAAGTCTTTGAACTTGGTTTCTTCCATCCAGGTAACTCCTCAAACTACTATATAGGCATGTGGTACCATAGAGATAAAGTGTCTGAACAGACCATAGTTTGGGTAGCAAACAGAGAGACACCCGTTTCTGATAGATTTTCTTCAGAGTTAAGGATTTCTGGTGGTAATTTAGTTCTCTTCAATGAGTCCAAGATCCCAATTTGGTCCACAAATTTGAGCTCTAGTAGGTCAAGTTCTGTGGAAGCAGTTCTTGGTGATGATGGAAATCTTGTTTTGAGAGATGGGTCTAATTCATCAGTGTCACCACTATGGCAGTCTTTTGATTTTCCAGCTGATACATGGCTGCCTGGTGCTAAGGTTGGATTGAACAAAATCACCAAAAGGAACACACTTCTGACTTCATGGAAAAGCAAAGATAATCCTTCACCGGGTCTTTTCTCTCTTGAGCTAGACCCAAATCAGAGTCGATATTTGATCTTTTGGAATAGGTCTAAAGACTATTGGAGTAGTGGATCATGGAATGGACAGATTTTCAGCTTAGTTCCTGAAATGAGATCCAACTATATTTACAACTTTAGTTATGTTAACGATACTAAGGAGAGCTATTTCACCTATTCATTGTACAATGAAACACTCATATCTCGGTTTGTGATGGCGGCTGGAGGACAGATTCAGCAACAATCATGGGTAGAGAGTACCCAGCAATGGTTTTTGTTCTGGTCTCAACCAAAGACGCAATGTGAGGTTTATGCTTACTGCGGGGCTTTTGGAAGATGTAATGGGAATTCACAGCCTTTCTGCAACTGCTTGAGAGGTTTCAATCCGAAAAAATGGGAGGACTGGAAGTCGGAGGTTTTTTCTGGTGGATGTGAGAGGGCATCAAATCTGCAGTGTGGGAATTCTAGTGTTGTTAATGGGAAGAGTGACAGATTTTTCTCGAGTAACAATATGAAGTTGCCTGCAAATCCACAGACAGTGGCAGCCAGGAGTGCACAGGAATGCGAATCCACTTGCTTGAGTAACTGCACTTGTACTGCCTATGCTTATGATGGCAGTCTCTGCTCATTTTGGTTCGGCGATCTTTTGGATATGCAACAACTTGCAGATGACTCAAATGGAAACACTATCTATATCAGGCTTGCAGCATCTGAGTTTTCAAGTTCGAAGAATGATAAGGGGATAGTTATTGGTGGTGTTGTGGGCTCAGTGGTGATAGTGTCTCTCTTTGGCCTTGTTCTGTTTGTATTTTTGAGGAGGAGGAAAACAGTCAAAACGGGGAAAGCAGTAGAAGGTTCACTGATAGCTTTTGCGTACAGAGATCTACAAAATGCGACAAAGAATTTCTCAGAGAAATTGGGAGGAGgaggttttggttctgttttCAAAGGGGTGTTGCCTGATACGAGTGTCATAGCTGTGAAGAAGCTCGAGAGCATCATCCAAGGAGAGAAGCAATTCCGCTCAGAAGTGAGCACAATCGGGACAATCCAGCACGTCAATCTTGTTCGCCTTCGTGGGTTCTGCTCGGAGGGTAATAAGAAGCTGTTGGTCTATGACTACATGCCGAATGGTTCTCTTGATTCCCATCTTTTCTCTGAGGACTCAAAAAAGGTCTTAGACTGGAAAACTCGGTACAGTATTGCTTTGGGGACAGCTAGAGGATTAAATTATCTCCATGAGAAATGCAGGGATTGTATCATACACTGCGATATAAAGCCTGAGAACATCCTTTTAGATGCTCAGTTTTTCCCTAAAGTGGCAGATTTTGGCCTGGCGAAGCTTGTCGGCCGGGATTTTAGCAGGGTGCTAACAACCATGAGAGGGACAAGAGGTTATCTTGCACCAGAGTGGATTTCAGGTGTGCCTATAAGTGCCAAAGCAGACGTTTACAGTTATGGAATGATGCTTTTTGAAGTTGTATCAGGAAGGAGAAACTCTGAGCAATCTGAAGATGGAAAAGTGAAGTTCTTCCCAAGTTATGCTGCAAGCCAAATCAATCAAGAGCATGGTGAAATCCTTAGCCTATTGGACCACAGGTTGGAGGGGAATGCTGATCTTGAAGAGCTAACAAGAATCTGTAAACTTGCTTGCTGGTGCATCCAAGATGATGAAGCCCACAGGCCATCAATGGGTCAGGTAGTTCAGGTCCTCGAAGGGGTTGTGAACGTGAACCCACCTCCGGTTCCAAGATCtctccaagtgtttgttgacaACCAGGAGAGCATAATTTTCTTCACAGAGTCATCCTCTAGCCAAAGTTCACAGGCACAGAGCCACACCTCCACTGCTTCTTCTCAGACCAAGAGCCCCACGTCAAAACCAAGTTCCAAGTCTTAA